Part of the Oxyura jamaicensis isolate SHBP4307 breed ruddy duck chromosome 28, BPBGC_Ojam_1.0, whole genome shotgun sequence genome, GTGCAAACCGCAGCTGCCCCTTGGCAGCATGTCCCCTCCCCGGCGGCTGCCCACACCTGCTGTGTGCCCCCCGCacagagcccccccccctcccccccaccgCCGGGTCATCTTGCAGCTGAGCTCAGTGCCCTGTGGGACGCgctggggggctgctgtggggcccGAGCCCCGCAAAAAGCAGTGCCTGGGCTCACCCCCAGTGCAGGGGATGGCTCTGGTCTGCAGTGTCCCCGCACCAACCAGGGACTGGTGGGCACCAGTGGGGACCTGGGTGAGCCCCTGACAGCTGGACAGGGGGGCCCAACCCCCGGgctgttttttctccctctccttttgaaaaaacacaagcatatccagggctgtgattttttttttcctttttatcattCAATTTAATAccttattaaaaatgaaaatagtttattttaaccTCTACTTGTTTAGCAAATACTCAAACCCACTGTGGTTTGGGGCTGTGAACGTCTCCTGTAGTTGCTACAGCACTGCATGATATTGCACTTGTGCTTTGTTCCTAAAAGCGACTCTGGGAAGGCAGGTTCAAGGCGGAGCCCCGGCGATGGCGCTGCCAGCGGGGTTTTGCTCCGGGCAAGCTTTGCACCTCCGTGCAGCGGGGCCGGATGTCCATTCCCTGTTGTCCCTCcaaggctggcagcagcctggctcCTTTAACCCAGAACACACTTCTCTCTTTCGTTTGCTTTCAATAAAACCAGTAACTGAATTCAAGAGCTAAGCAGTCTGGAGACATCCTCTGTTTGCTGGGATCGCTGTGCCGGCTGCGCTGTGCCCATGCCGCAGGTGCTGCAGTTGCAGCGTGGAGCACGGGCGAGCTGCAGGAGCGCTGTCTGCTGGGGATGGAGCGAGGGCATGAAGCCCAGATGGAGAGGAGCTCGTTTCCCTGCTTTTCGGGTTGCCTTTGTGCAGCTCATCAAAGGGGGCCCAAAGTCTTCACAAAGGCTCCTGCTTGGCCAGATGGCATGTGCGGGTGGCACAGAAGGACCCCAATGTCCCCAAACCATGCTCTGACCGCACCAGCCCCCGgctcctctccagccacagcagggctgtggctgcaggggctcGGGAGACAGACAGAGTCCGTGCATCCGCAGCCCTTGCCAGGGGGTGGTGGCAGGATCGaaccccctctccccccccccgcaagGCAGCGCCGCCGCCCCTCTTGTCCCAGCCTCAGTCACGCCGCCTGCCCTCCCGGGGCCTGGCCGTGCcgtccttccctgcctgctcccagggctTCTTGCCCCTCTGCTCGCCCCGTGGCTGCCGCCAGTCTCGCCGGGTGCTCTCCTGGCGCTCGGCCCTGCCGGGGCGGCTCTTGCTTCTGTCCCTCCGGGGCTCGTCCCGCTCCTGCCggttctccttcccctcccggccccgcttcTTGTGCGGCTGCTGCTCCGGCTCCTTGGGCGCCCTGGGGGCTCTGACAGGCTTGTCCTCAGGGGTTCTGTCCTTGGGGCGTGGATCCTGCCGGCCGCTCCTTTCTGCCGGGGCTGCGCGGCTGTCCTTggccttctcctccttcttctccgGGGCTCGGGGCTTTTCCCGTCCCTTCCTCACCTCCACCTTGGCTGGCGGCTCCTCAGGTTCCTCTGTGggctcttcctcctcatccttcGGCTCCGAGCGGCCAAACCACTTCTTGAAGATCCAGGGCTCAGCCTGGGGGACGGAGGTGTCACACAGCCCAGCCCTCATGCCTGGGACCCCTCCTCAGCCCTCCCACAAGTGCTCCTCCACACCGGAGGAGCATCCCACCCTAGGGATGCTGCTGCCCCCGCCTCAGCCCCATACCAGGTTGCTGTCAGCATCGTTGTTGTCATCATCACCGTCGTCATCACTGTCATCGTCCTCCAGCATGCTGCTTTCAGGCTGGACGGGCTGGGGAGCTTCCACTTCTGGGGCCTCCTCCTTGGTGGCGGTGACctctggggatggagagggatgAGCCGGCATGTGAGACCCCCGGCACCTGCCCCCCTGTGCCCACCCGACTCTGAACCCACCGGGGAtgggaggtgctggaggctcctgcctgctgctgctgacaccGTCCCTGGAGCAcggtggtgctggaggagaggaggaaagagagggTAGGAGGATGGAGGTGATGAAGGTGGGGTTTGGCCACCCTGGCACTGGGGGACCCTGCGCCTGGGACCAGTCCCCATCTCACCTTGGAGCACCTGGAAGCTGACGCTGAGCAGGGCGACGATGGAGGCCACCAGGATACACTTGTTGAGGGTGAGCCCTTCCCAGATGAGCGGCTCCTCTGCAGGGTCCAGGCTGTGGGGCTCCACCTTCGTCTTCACAGGGAGGCTCTTGGGGACTGGGGAGCCCAAAGGGAACCAGGGTTACTAGGGGCGTAGGGAGGCACCAAAGGGCTCCGTGCTGGGACAAAAGGGCCCATagcccccccacaccccctcccaccccagccctgccctgccccagacAGAACTGGGGGAGGTCAACACTGTAGAAGGGAGGTGGGGGAAGAGGGTCTTGGGTCAACCAGAGATGTTTGGACTGCGACAGCTTTGCAGCACCCCAGGGCTCCAGCAGGGATGAGCCTTCTGTGCGCTCCTGgttctgctgctcttcccctgGCTGCAGATCCCAGAAGGACAGGGAGCAGGGGTGGGATGTGGCAGGTGGAGGGGAAGCCCCATGCCATatcatgccatgccatgctgtgccatcccaccccatcccaccccaccccaccccaccccatcccatcccaccccatcccatcccatccagTTCCCAGGGGTTTTGGCAAGCAGATCTGGTCCCATCACCACCCTGTGGCCAGACAGTGCAGGGGATGCAGGACAGGGTGGCTGTTTTGGGCCAGATGAGACTTTTCCATGCACACTTACCTGCAGGCACCGCGGCACTGCCTTTCACTCCCACCTTCTCCACacgcttcttctctgctgctctcttgTCTGCGCTGAGCGGCGCCGGCTCGGGCATGCTCGGCTCGGGCGCGTCCAGATCCTGCTCAGGGACACCCGGCCGGGTCCCTGGCTCCTCTAGGCCCTGCGCAGAGGGGAGCACGTGTGGGTGTGTGGGCATCACGGCGCAGCATGGCCGGGTGGGATGGGGGCTCAGCTGCACGCCCCCTCCCAGATACGGGGCACTGGATGCAGGGGGGATGCCGGGTGGGCAGACGGAGCCTGGTCCCCTGCGGCTTCGCAGCTGGCAGGCAGAGCCCTGGTGTTTagcagccctgggctgctgctgcaggcgcTGACCAGGCTCGTCACCGGCtcctccaggagctgctccccagtGCCTGTGTTTGTATCGGAAAGCACgttgggacttttttttttttttatctgctaaGATTGATGCAGCCACTAGCTGGCTCCGTGCTGCAGGCGGGCGCTGGGGTGTGGCTCCTGTGTTGGGCTGCCTTTGAGCAagcccagccctgggtctccccGCTCGTGGGAGCAGGCAGGACGGGGCCCTGCTGCGGGCACATTGCAGGGGGCTCTGGGCTCGGTCCTGGGGCAGGGTTTGGTGGCCTGGCAGCCTCCTGGTCTGTGTCACCGGTGCTGGATTCTTGCCACAAGCGAGAGTTACCCGCCGGCACAGCTCAGTGACAGCAACAGCTGAACGAGCTGTGCTGTGGCCCCCCGGGACAGACGTGGGGTGAACCCCACAGAGCCCCCCCAGACCCTGTTCCTGGCAGAATGCTGTGGTGTGAGGGAGCCCTCTGATCCCCGACCTGGAAACCTCACCCAGGGGCTGCACCTGGGCATGGCTGAAACCACAGGCACCAGGGCAGGATGTGGCCCCCTGCCCGCTGCCACCACCAGTCCCCTGCTCTGCCAACACGAAACCGGAGCCCCTGTGGGGAGATATGCTCCTGCGTTAGGCAGGTTGGTTTGCACCATGCCACGGGTCATAGACCCCAGCCCTAACTAGGCACAGGGTCCAGGCTCCTCACCCCTGGGTCAGGGGCTGTTTTCACACCTCCACTGGTGCAGTGGAGAACAAAGTTGTGTCTGTGCTCTCCTCCCTACCCCTCCACCCACAAGACCCATCCCCAGGACCCCTCAAGAGCCCCTatcccagctccttcctggAAGGGAAGGGTCCAAACACTTGCCCAAACCCATTGGGTTGCAAGGTAGAAGCCACGCATGCTTGGGGCCCAGCCCAACTCTGCAGCGAGGTTAAGCACTGAAATCCCCACAGCCTCTATCACCAGCTCGTGCAAGAGGGACCTGAGACACCGCCTCCCCTACCCCGATGAGAGACCCACTGGCTCCAGCACACTCACATGGGAAtctcctgctctccccacaGCTGCTCACCGGCACCTGGCAGAGACAAGCAGAGTGCAGCCTGTTAGGGGTGAGGGGGGATGTGTGGGGTGCTGCGGGGCGGAGCAAGCCCAGGTTTGGCACCCCAGAACCGTGCGGTGTTTCCCATGGTCACGGCACGGCCACGGCCTGTCCCGCAGTTTCAGAAGATGGGCAGAAGACACCGgcatcacagcagcagcttgagAGGCTGTGGTGTAAGAGTGGGGTGAAAACAGTGCTCAGGGGATGGGGTTTGGGGCTGCTGAGGCCCCACATATCACCTTCCCACATGTCCTGGGCAAGCTGAAGCTGAGAGGGGACGGTGACCTCCCTGCCACAGTACACACGGGGACAAACAGCCCAGGGTGCACAAGAACACCCTGAAAAACAGATCCCAGCATCTGtgagctcagcacctgctcGTCTGGGATCTGCACATCCCACCTGCACAAGCCCTCACCCAGAGGAGGAATTTCTGCCCCATGTGAGACAGATTTAGTTCATTTTTCCCCAGTGGAACAAtgaatgctgagaaaaaaaataccaattcCCAGGCTGCAATCCAAAACATGACAttggaagcaaaacaaacagctacAAGGAAACCTTTTGGCTGGGGAACAGTGGCCTGAAAGAGTTTTGCATTCAACATGAAACCAAACCAAgtctttggttttcattttagctACCCCAGCAATGACAACCTGGTCCACTATCCCCTGGGATGTGGAGCAACTACCACAAGGACTCGGATTTTGGGggtccctccccacccccttggCTGTCCTGGCTTCTCTGTGGTGAGGTGACAGCCAGGCAGTCCCCGGGGTGGCGAGATGGGCTGCTCACCCACGGGAGCAGCTTTCGTGGGTGTTTCCCCGTCGGGCCATCCCCACGGCCGATGCACCAAGCACACACGACTACCCAGTACGGCCTCATGGCAGGGACAGGCACCGAGGCAAGGGCTGGCCACCCACGGCAAGGACGGTCACGAAAGCACACAGCCTTGGTCACTAATGAAAAACAGCTCCGTTTGCTGTCTCTGGGACTTTTTCTGAACCAGCCCAGGTTGTGGAAGCCTGAGGCTGCCTCCGCTGCTGACTCATATCAAAGAAACTGCCAGAAATAGCCCCTTGCCTGCCCTCCCTACCCTGTGCATGCTTGCATGGCCGCACTGGGACAGGCCCCATGGCCCCCGGCATGCCaattgctgctgcagcaccgcATTCCCCCAGGCTGTGCCACAAACTGCCCCCCAGTTTGATTAAAAGGGTGAAAATCGACACAAAGCCGTACCTCGGGCTCGAGCGTGGCTGCCTTGCCTCCAGCCTGCGGGCTGGCGCGGACTGGCCAGGGTAATATACAGCAACAGCTGCCGGCCACGCTGAGCAAAATAGCACCCAAtcaccaggagctgcagcacccgAGCTCCCACCCCAGAAAAGGCAGCGCAGCACCAGGCTGCCCCGAAactggggctgctgtgggggTGCAGCCCCGCGGGGCGGCCAGGAtgtggctctgctccctgcgAGCATCCTGGCAGTGGGGAGGCAAGGGGATgaagtatttctgcttttggGGAGTTGGAGAGGAAAACCAGCCTGTGGGGTTGTGTTTCTGCAGGCAGGTGCAGCCTCGGGAAGGAGcctgtcctgtccccagccaggTGGCACAGCCTGGCATGTCCTGGCCATGTCCTGCTACGGGGACATCTCTTATGGAGGGGCATTAGGTCTGACAACCTGAAGCTGTGACACGTCGCTTTTGCAGTGCTGACATTTGCCTTTAGCGCAGGTTTGATATTTCATCCTTTGTAGGATCCAAGGGAGCGATAAAGCGGGCACTGGTGTCCTGGAGGGGACTTTGCTTTCCTACAGGGCCGCAGGCAGTGGGAGCTAAAGGCAGCTGATCACCAAAAATGGCCACTCACtgcccctgggtgctgcagccagtTTCAAGCAGTGCTGTCTGTTTCCTATtatcagcattaaaaacaagttacagagcattttttctccctaacATCACTTCAGCTTGACACAGCCCTATTTTCCTGACACCTTGATGATGGATGGCACCGGCTGGCCTGTGTCCAAGCTTGGAGGGCTCCCAGAGTTTTACAAACACATCCCAGGGCATTGGGAAGTGGAGGGAACCTGCACAGCGCCAGGGCCTCACAGCCCAGCACAAAGCCTCACCTTCCCCATCCTCCAGCAGGGAACCTCCTGAGCCCCAAGCAGGACCCCAGGCATCCTCCTGCTCGCCCGCACCCCGTGGGCTGCCCGAGCCCCTCGCGGCCTTGGCCAGCAGGACACCAGACTGCAGTCCTGCTTTAGGACCACGCAGCAAAGGAGCTCGAGAGCAGCCGTCTGCTTTCCAGGGCAGGGATTTCCCCTCTTTGGCAGAGGCAGGACTGAGCATGCAGTGAACCCTGCTGCGGTATAAATAACATGCTGCAGAAGCTGAGCCCAGatggaggaagagctggagctgtaAACAAAGCCCTCCTCACTGCGCCAGGGCTGCAGGCTCGCGTGCCAAGggtatttttctcagttttattccCACTCCAGTAAGGTCAGGGCAGTTAGCTGGCAAGGCACGCTTGCTTTATAGGGACATAATGAAAGCAGAACATCATCAACAGGCCAAATAAAAATCCCTTGTGCTCCCAGTTAACCCCATTTCATGTCGTGCTTTCAGGTCCGGCAGCTTGCTCGCATCTCCTGCCGGAGAGCTCATGCCCCCTGGGAAGGCAAGGAGCTGAGTGTGCAGTAATTACACACAGGCCCAAGCAAAGCTTCTTCCCACTTGTTCTCGTGTGGGGCCATGGGATGGGAACTCTCCCATACTTCTGGTGACCTCTCAGCATTTcgtgaggtgggaagggaccagGAGCGATATTGTCCCTGCGTGTTTTGTTCTGAGCAGTTCTCTGCCGAGCTGCAAAGCCTCCATCTCCATTGCAGGAGCTAACCCATGCAGATGGAGGAAGGAGACTCTTAGAggcaaaatatttcctaatcCCTTGGCCTCTCCCAAATCCTGGCCTCTCTCTTGTcctgagactgaaaaaaaagtgtctctCCCCTGTGGTTTCAGGGCTGGCACCCAAGTACCAGGGTTCGTGGTCCATCAGgacccagctgtgctgcagcatccctgcacTTCTATGGCAACACTCCCTTATCCTCCCACTGGGACAtaatcttttttctccccatctttAATAACTTGCAGTTAAAAGGCAGTTGTAAAGACGTGGAGTTAGTCACTGCTTCTTTTCAGTGCAGGTTCATTCTGCTGATGGATTTTCCTGCCCTCcacacagctcagctgctttcccaagccctggctgctgcagcatccccagcctggccctgtcTCCTGCACCCACACAGGGGAGGAGATGCTCCAGCCGGGCACAAGCTGGGTTCCCCGCTGCCCCACATCGTAGCCTGGGCATGCTGCAGGTCCTTCCCCCACTGGCTGCATGCTGGATTTCATCCCTGGCTGCACCAGACCCATCCGACTGGATTCCCACAGCCTGGCAATCTGTAACATTCCTCCAGCCCTCGGAGCAcgcagcctccagcccctcacacaggcagggctgggctcttGACCTGGTTTTAAGGACAGGAATTTCAACTGTGTCTGCTAAGCCGGTGCTCAGCCTGGTCCAT contains:
- the LOC118179077 gene encoding hepatoma-derived growth factor-related protein 2-like, which encodes MPEPAPLSADKRAAEKKRVEKVGVKGSAAVPAVPKSLPVKTKVEPHSLDPAEEPLIWEGLTLNKCILVASIVALLSVSFQVLQAPPCSRDGVSSSRQEPPAPPIPEVTATKEEAPEVEAPQPVQPESSMLEDDDSDDDGDDDNNDADSNLAEPWIFKKWFGRSEPKDEEEEPTEEPEEPPAKVEVRKGREKPRAPEKKEEKAKDSRAAPAERSGRQDPRPKDRTPEDKPVRAPRAPKEPEQQPHKKRGREGKENRQERDEPRRDRSKSRPGRAERQESTRRDWRQPRGEQRGKKPWEQAGKDGTARPREGRRRD